aacaaacaaacaattaGGATAAATTTGACATACGAAAACTGTGAGAATAATAAATGAGTAACATCGATAGCGTCGGTTTAGTTCAATACAATCATTtcgtaaatactttttttttctctaaaaatcattattattatacatttgtaCCATTGGCAAGGATAGATTGTCTGAAAACCGGAAGTGTATCTTTATGAAGATTTTCCATGAAGATATACGATACAAAAATAACTCGATCTTTATCACCGTAAATCGTAATGTAGCCACGACGCTGCGGCTTGGTATATTAATACAACATGGCGACATTCCGATTGCTTTTTAGCATATCAGTtaacttttgtatttttgcGTGATATTGATTCAATTCAATGCTGTATAATATAAGGATCGATTAAAGTTCGTCTTGACTCAACGGCATAGAACATCTGTATAGTGAATTCCGATGTccaaaaattttatcataacCGGTCGATATATTCGTCAGGAACGGACGAATGCGtaattatcgaatttctttcaCGATTAACATCAATCAAACAAAACGTATGATTTCTCTTATAActtattctttaaatttagtTTTATTCCTAGTAAAATTGTTCTCCAAAAGatacttctttatttatttttttcaatattaatatttttatacacacacacacacacagacacacgcacgcacgcactcacatagatacatattatacatacacacacacacatatatacatatatatatacacattattttattacagtcATAAAATATGTCACGTTATCGAGAGTGGGAGATTTCCTGCAAAGTCTACATCGGTAATTTGGGCAGTAGTGCAAGCAAACATGAAATTGAAAGTGCATTCAGTAAATACGGTCCGCTTAGAAACGTTTGGGTTGCTAGAAATCCACCTGGATTTGCATTTGTGGAGTTTGAAGATCCACGAGATGCCGAAGACGCTGTAAGAGGATTAGATGGAACGTGGGtatctttgtatatttatatatatatatttatatatatttgattgcTTCAAATGTCATAAAGCTGTAACAAAGGTATAAACTGAATGAGATACTTTACTTTTAGACGTTGCTGTGGTACAAAAGTTAAAGTAGAGATGTCCACTGGGAGAAGGCGACATAGTGGTGGTGGTCGCAGGCCAGGTCCACGATACTCCAGGTAAGAGATCTTTAGATGTTAGATATCTGCATTTTACAGCCACTTTAAAGCTGCAGCAGATGGCTATGTATCTCACCAAGTAGGTATTATGGTGAACTGTCTAAATAACGGTATTAATGAAAGGTCCACGGGTTTCAATGACCTTCCCTTATGCACAGCCGACGaaccaataattttttttttgtcgtgtCTCAATATAGGAATGCAGATAGAACAGTATAttcatattacatttgttCAATATCACCGCTCTTCTGGCTAGTGCCCTGATATAAAATAACCTGGTGTAATCAAATTTGAAGTACATAGTGacttacataaaaaattacgtcgatttgttattacattttattgtttttctgtAACATAGacagtataaaaaatttgacgTTAGCTGAAGAGCATAATCGTTGCATGAAAATCTCCAAAATAGGAGATGCTCGGGCAAAGAATAGTCATGAAGTGTAGTGTTTTTTTAAGTATTGCTTAGAGCCCACATTTTTCCCATTTTATTGTCCTTGTGAATATGCTTAGTGAACAGGATTTACGTACCATATATCTTTTTGACAAATTTATAGGTCCAGATCTCGCAGTCCTCGTAGGAAATCTCTGGGTCGTTATCCAAGGTAAGATTTTTATAGCCTCTTTGCTCACAGTTTTCAGGTGCAAGTAGCGAAAGAAAACAGTGAGACAGGGTGGTCGGCAACACTATCAGCAGAAGAGACATACAAtggtttttttaattttttttaggtCTTGGTCAAGAAGTCCGCGAAGATCACCCATAAACAGATATTCCAGGTAATTGtctctttttataactttatggAGTTTTCAGAGCCTTAGCAAGCAGAAATGGCCCAAGTGTGAATTTACAAGTAGGTATTTGCAAGTACCGCTTGTATTGTGATAATTGCTATTGTGCACGCAGTATCACAACAGATCATATCTGACGTTTAGTATTATGTACGACACCGTTTTGCAATGTTGGTATTGCACAATCGTCTTTATTGACGGTTGAGTAATACCTATTGATCAGCAAGAGTTGGAGAGGACAGGACTAAAGTGCTGCTATAGAGGGAGGACGAAGAGGTAGTTcggaacaaatgaaaaaagaaaattctgatGAAGATCAAGAATTATTAAAGTTGGGGACTGCTCTTCGAACTTGGCCCGATGTAAGAGAAAGCAGCACCGGTGACATAAAAGTAAATCAGCGGTGTCTGGTGTTAATTTTTTGAACCCAAagtaaaagatttcaatttttattataattattcttattcttattattcttattattattattcttattattattattattattatcgtattctACAATCTGGTTTGTCATTATAAGATCTTTAATAGAGTTTTTCGATATCCGAGGTCTAACGAAATTGATATCTTCTTTTGTTGTTATATTTgctatatataaaagtatttcttatgttgatatcaaaattaatttaaataattggcTAAAGACTTCTGATTTCGAAGTAAATCatcattttgataaatttaaacaCTAATACTTCATTTCGTCTTATCGTATACACACTTATGCAGCTGCTTTGAAAGAGAACACATTAAAAGtactttttaatctttcaataCATTtgattacatattttttttattatcttgcATTATgcaaatatcgataaaattacagaaaaggaaacagagagaggtagaagaaTAGCTAAACAACATTCATCATGTAGACTGGTTAGTCAAAATAATAGTAGAGCCTTTTCGTTAaaacatttagaaaaaaagaaagacagagtgGGCAGTCTAGgataataagaacaaaaacacAGTATGAATCTCGAAATCGTGGTACTAGTTTCGAATCCgatctataaagaaaaaagaaaagaaaaaaaagaatcattataCCGATAGTGGCAAGGAGTATAATAACGTCGATGGTTATATTGCTAAAACTGACGTTTGCAGATTCTACCAGCGTCAGCTCCTAGCTCTTCTCGTCTCCCcgccactactactactactactactagtactactactactactactactactactactactactactactactactactactactactactactactactactactactactactactagtattactactactactactactactactactactactactactactactactactactactactgctactgctactactactactactactactactactactactactactactactactactacagccaccgtgaaaaaaaaaattgtttagcAATCGAAactgaacaaaaaaaaaaaaaaaatatgcctGCCTGCCCACTAACTTCCCAACCAGTCACCATCAGTCACCACCAAGTCACCGGTAGGAGCCAGGTCGTCAGTCACTTGACAGTCCGATGCTGTCCGTCAGTCCGTCACTCCGTCTGTTCCCCTTCAAAAAGACTTCTTCGGGCTACCTCAACCTCTAGCGGCTAGGAGCATCGTGAATCCATCGAACAGCCGACGCGATACGAATACTTCTGTCAAAATCTCGACGCGTcagtccgtccgtccgtcccaacttctactactactgctactactactactactactactactactactactactactcgtCCACCATCACGTTAAACTTAGCCGACAACGCGACCGCCACTTCTCTTCGACCAAGCAAAGCAAAATGATCACCTACACACCATCCTACCACCACCCAACCaagtaccaccaccaccaccaaccaCCACTACATGTTCACAGTTGTCTGGTATTTCACcgattttcaaagattttttataattttttttaccttttttttttaattatactacaattattattattattattataattcttattattattcttattattattattattatcatcgtcatcgtcatcataataataattatttacttttctttaatcAGCAAATCTCCATGGTACGACGTGCGACAATTGGCTGTTCTCTTTGTCAGTGATTGAAAAATGATTCGttagaattctttttcaataatcaaatcttttcgtcctttctccttcatcttttttcttgtttttttaaattcttaaagaattataattgttattattatttaattcgagACAGCACTTCGGACCAGGGAATTGCAAatttgtttgtatatgtatatatacatgtagagtatacatctatgtatgtttgtatgcaCATGGCCGTGGTTGGTCGCGTGCGcgtatatgtgtgcatatacacgtacacgaaTTACGATAATGATTTACGTTCGAACGATGTGTGtttcaatgtatatatacatattatataacgtCGTCATAACAATTTATCTTAAAGAGATTGTTTAACTACCAGATTAATCctacttttttcttgattttttcttattggtGAGATGTCATTTTGTATTGATTCATAATTGTGTCTAACTAGTCTTATCACCCCTTAGGTATATAGGAGTTAGTTCTAATTCTATTACAGTTGGCTTGCGatgattttttgtatatatgtgtttaatTACGTTACTTTGTCCTGATTTCGTATTCGCCATTTTGTTCGAATTgtcttcattattttatatatttattatatgtacatttattcacatggaatatatatatatatatatatatatatatatgtataaaatatatttatattatatatatatatatatatacacacattcgTATTTGTCAAGGAAAATTTGTTTGTATCGTATTAATAAGTAAATGAATACGAATACGAGACTTGGCAGAGATACGTATTAGGATTAAATTTGTTGTCGTATTATTAATGTCggtataaaagtattttttaattttttaggtCAAGGTCCCGCAGTCCACGTAGGAGATCTCTGACCCGCAGTCGCAGCCGAGACCGCCGTTCTCGTTCGGATTCTCGTGACAGACGGTATTTAtcattactatataataaactaatgatattcatttgtaaatattttttttctttttttttttatatgataataaaatattataaaaaggaagaattcgTGAATACGTAATaacaagaggaagagaggaggagaaacaaaataagaaatttcggtaaataaaaaaattcatttctgtTTTTCGACCAACTTCGTTAATCCGGAGAAATTAACAGTGTCCATTTTTAATTACTactttgtaaattataatcaattgtaaaaagaaaaaaaaaaaaaaagaatcaatcgTCTAAACATTTAGTTGCATTGCTGCGTtggattctttttcttttttcttttttttttgtaataaaggCGATATATGATATTCCTTggaattttcttataatttgatttatattatccattatactataataatataattcgatatagtgatataattgtataatcatataatttgtaatataagctttataatttctattaaaacatTTGTGTTTTTTATGTTTGATTGCAGTTAGATGCTAAAAATGCTCGAAAAAACTGGACCGACTTAAAGCCGGGATGGACTACACGTGGCGACGAAGTCCCCACACGTTTCTTGCGTTTGCATTTGTTCATTCACAATACGATGGCGTTAAATCCATCGTAtcgtaaataaacaaaagcaAACGTAGGGATAATATGCGCGCGTGaacgcgcgcacgcgcgcatatgcatacacacacacagaacaAATACAACATAcaacacacaacacacacacacacatgcagtGACAAGTAGCTAGAAATAAACTAACAAGAATACATGCAGTGATCGACATTACACAGAGATAAACTCACACTAATGGAAAATGACTGGGCGTAACACTCAACCCTTGGACGCGTGTTGGCTGAATTGCTCTAAGTGTATAAGTGAAAATGGGACATATGAAAATCGCTGTTaaggataattataataagaagtaattaataataaaagaatttaaaataaaataaaaaaaaaaaaacatgaaaaaaaaaatgaaaaaaaaagcgaactaaaacgaaaacaaaaacaaacaaacaaacaaagacgAACGTTTTTCATTGTGCGTTTGATTCAACCGATTtcgggagaaaagagagagagaaagagagagagagagagagagagagagagagagagaaagataatagatTTCAACGTGAGAAGATAATACCGCGCTTTAATACATCATACCGTAATAAAATACGaggatgataaaaagaaaaagagctgttttatgttatatttacttattttgtACTCCTACGATGTAAgccttaaaaataaaatctgtatGATCTAACTCGTAATGTATTTGGTGGtgataagaagagagagagagagagagagagggagggaggtaggGAGGGATAGAAAGGAGGGTCGGTTATAACGACAGCGGCATTGGCAACGACggttcatttatatatttattaatatttcagttTAAAAGATCTCTTGCGTACCTCATATCGTAGCGGTGTTACCCAACGCTAGCATACACAGTCTGACGCCCTGCTGACACAAATGGTAGTCCCTGATCGGTAAGGACAATGTTTCATCGAGAAGTATCAACATCTTCAGATACGCTCCAAGTGCTTGCTCGTGCTCTCCGCATTCTAGATGACGCGAAGCCATTTTAAAAAGCATGTCTGTATCCTGCAACGCCTTCAAACCCTTCAATAGGTTCGTACCCTTCCCACATTTTGGACAATTTATCATAAACTCATTCGTATCCGTTCTAACTGGTAAAACGTTGCCGCAAGACCTTCCGGTGTCGCATTTAAACctgacaaattattattattagttaattattatttaattatcgttaCAGGTTGGTTATTCAGCTAGATCTATTCATCCTCTTTTGCAAATCACGTTCGTCTGTTGTTCGTTTGCTAatgttatcattttattaaacgaaattgtCCGACAACATCttgatcgatttaataattgtaataagataAAGATTCTAAGATCGAATCtaatgttaatttatttttaaggaatactaaattttatttttgtgtaATACACGATTATACAtgttaaatatctttatcttaATTAGTAATTATCAATTCATTATGTATTATGGAATTTATAATAGTATGTAACATGTATAGTGTTAAaactatgtatgtagataGTTTATAAcgtatacattatttaattcaataatgGTTCTTCTACTGGCTGCAACAGCTGgtgataatttcaaatattacatattcatGTAATATGAAGTTTTGTGAAGTAAAGTGAAATTggaataattctatttttgaattatatcGATGATCATTAAACGGGtcatattgataattatatattccggttatatctatcgtttaacttgtctaaaatttttaaaatttatgagaAAGAGTAATATACTCttgtaaatatgtaatttcaaattgttcaaacaaaatataaacatgTTTACGTAGATTTTCAATGGATTTAAAATATAAGCTTTGGTGTatgtgaatttttatttgaacgtataattttgataagtatagtgatttgaaattttcattttgaatgaatttttttgttacatatctcttatttttataatacgtattattttcgattcgtAAATTGAAAGGCAACGATTTGaaggaaaaattttacaaaacaaaCTTGATTTGCAAAAGggataaatttgaaattgaaaaatttgtatttcgtttctttcggaacgacgagaataatttttaatttacaatcaGGAATACGATGAGATTTGAttgatcatttttcttatatcgttttattaattttaacgtGAAAGATATGTTAGTTAGATCACTCTTATcactcgattattttttttattgaaattcgtcattttattttcttttattttctttcttttcttttttctttatttttttttatataaaaaaatttttttttataaaaaaaatttatatgatttaattttttattatataaatttcttccttataaaataagataaatacaaGTTTACAAGTTTACCTGAGTATCATAGGATCTATTTCCTCCAACATAGGCCAATGATTCGTGCACGCTTCGCATTTGCAATCGAACCAATACTGTACTCTCaaatttcgttttcgttcAGTTTCAGGCATCGTAGTAAATATGGGACCATAATTTTCAGATATCTCCTGGcctttttcgatcgttcgaatcgCTCTAACAATGACAGTCGTACCAATGAAATATCTAAACaataaaagatcgaaagagTTTATCGATTGGGACAGTCATACTcgatcttttaatttcttttatttatttatattttttatcatttgtatatttttatttatatttatttatatcttttaatcattttattatattattttatcacacGTAAATCGAgattatattgataataatgctAACAAACAAAATTAGTTTAAGAATTAAACAATACTTTACGACTTTTTGATATACGAACTTTTGATTAGTTTAAACTTCAAATTCGTtaatgttttttgtttttagttATTTCTTCATAGAGCAGGAACTTTTCGAGCAATGTATCGATTATGACCATTGGATTAATAATGTGATACAGGATTATTAAACCTTACGTATAATTAGGCCTACCTTACGATACCAGGATTGCACGAATGATTCAGCAAAGCTAGCGCTGGATAAACACCACCACCGATGAAAATACTTTTAGCGCGTGCGAGTGTTGTATCTTTTGTTGGTCTAATCAATTCTGAGATCTAAAAGGGTTAAGAAAGGATAGGTAGGATTGTTAGATAgttaaaaaacaaacgatCAAACGTttgagatcgatcgatataaaattgtatcaattacatatttatatttatgtacttaCCTCGTGGGAATTAAACTGTACCAATTGTAAATGATGTAAAAGTAATTCGGCGAGGAGTAATTCCGCTTTGGTAAGGTTTCCCTCGGCGGTATCAGGTGTTTTATCGTCGTCTGATAAATATGTTGTTGTTTTGATTAATCTTAACAACCAAGCGGCTATGTAAGCTCGGTGAAATATGTCCTCGTTCGAACGTTGATCTTCGTGGGTTactatttaaatgtataatattttaaataagatttttgtttttctttctttcttttttttatctttcttattttttatttttttatttttatttgaggAAGATATTTGAGGTGatactgtatatataatatatataatatatatatatatataataaataaaaatgattaaaaaaatatgaatatataatttactatttattatatatattatacatattatatatatatatatattaaatgaaaataatggcGATAGAGGAACAAATATTTAAGCGTTTTAAAAGAATCCAAAATTGAACTCAATGAATTATTCAGGAAAGAAGtttaaaatatcattgtaTTTACCTAAATCATAAAACGAATCATAGTCATCTGCCTTGTATGGTCTTTTTTCAGATATTTcacgtttcttcttattaGACATCAAACGTTCTCTCATTTCAGCGAACTCCACGAACGGTCTTTGAAGTAAAGCTCTAAGTGCTAAAAAACACGTGATCGAAGCTTTGGATAGCCATAAAGCCGGCAATAAATTGCATTCGCGGAGATGCACTTCGGCGTCTTTGTCCCTGCAACGAATGCTGCAGTAAGCTATGCAACTGCAGATATTGCAGATTGCCGGTGTGGGTACGAATATTTTCGAGAAACACAAGTGACAATGAGTCAatctaaaaaggaaagatttgggaatttaactttatttgatattatttaatattaataatatattcaataatattaatacgatataGATGTTAATTCGAATACAATACATcaattacttattaatattaatagtattacttaataaataatcttaataatatattattaatattaataataaatgtgataatattaatgatattaatttaaaaactatacatcaattatttattaataatatattctgtaataataatcaattctTATTACCTGTATTCTGCCAATAAGAGGGCGCAATGTGGTCGTTCTATTATAAGAAATTCGCCAGGTGAAATGTTTCTCGTAGCAATGCCATGTCTACCAATGTCACCACCTTCGTCTCTTATTTCGATTGCTTTGCTACAGGCTGGATAAAGAGGATTAGGTTCTTCGATTTTTGGCATAAAACTCGTCGTCGCGTTTGTTGGGTTTTTTACGATACGCGAAAGTTTCGTAGCTTTCACGTTAAATCGTTCACCCTTTTCCATCAACGTCAACATGACTCTAATATCGGTctctaatttgttttttcgttcgatcgttatctTCGCACGATCCAAAGATTTTAACGCGACTCTGAAATATTCGATTGCCTTTGTGTTCATCTTCAAAGCTAAAAAACATCTCGCTCGTCTTTCCTCGATTTTGTATCGAAGTTCTTCAGGATAATTAAGTCGAATCGCTTCTCCTATATCCTCTAATGAACGCTCATGTTGTCCCATGTGATAAAGTGCTGCCGAACGATTTGCAAGGATAACTGAGAgatctgaaaaaaaaggattatatCGATGTCGAAATCGATTGGAATCGATTTGGATGCAGAATGATAATGGAATCAGCAAGGAGTTTTCAATATGAAgtacacaaaaaaagaaagttgtaataatgattaatatcgCGGAttcatattcatttaaaaattgtctATCGTTGATGAGATCGTTAATGATTATCTATAATGGAATATATTTGAAACGAtgaacaatgaaatatatatatgttgtctctgttaaagaaaatcaattttgaTATAGACTTCCCGTTCTTATCTCTTGtcgtgaatttttaattaaaatttacgaACGATTTCTAACCATTTTCTGGTGCAAAAAGGACAGCGTTCGAGTATGCCTCCAAAGCTTTTGGATATTCTCCTTGTCCAAAGAACTTGTTACCGATGTCCTTAAACTTCAAAGCCTTTTCGTTGTTCTTCATTTCACGATTTTCAACTTCTAAGGACAAACGATGAGCTTCGGGATAACTCAATATAAAAGCGACTCTATCGGCGTTCGATCGAAGACcgtcaaattttttaaaatcctCTTGGGATATCGCGTTTCTTACAGCcaataaattcgatcgaaaataattaccGATATCGTGTTCAGAATCGTTCGCCATTTTGAATGTTCCCAGAAGACGGATTTTCATGTAATGTAATTCTTACAAATGACGACACGGTGTCGGTCGACGACACTGAATGCTACTGGCATAGCGAAGCCAAAAAGTTTCTTACAGCGGCACTATTTCCGTACGTGCTATTTTCAGTTGTATAGTGGACGGGGGGATGCTATGTCTCTAGATATTATTCGATAGTAAATATCTAGATACTATTTCGATAGTAATTTCATCCTTAACACGATgacaattgaaatataaagatcaagaaaaataattgaattattataactatagatttttttatttagacgTAAAAATAAGACTTTCGGTTTTCT
This genomic stretch from Vespula vulgaris chromosome 21, iyVesVulg1.1, whole genome shotgun sequence harbors:
- the LOC127071453 gene encoding serine/arginine-rich splicing factor 3 isoform X1, with product MSRYREWEISCKVYIGNLGSSASKHEIESAFSKYGPLRNVWVARNPPGFAFVEFEDPRDAEDAVRGLDGTRCCGTKVKVEMSTGRRRHSGGGRRPGPRYSRSRSRSPRRKSLGRYPRSWSRSPRRSPINRYSRFYQRQLLALLVSPPLLLLLLLVLLLLLLLLLLLLLLLLLLLLLLLLLLLLLLVLLLLLLLLLLLLLLLLLLLLLLLLLLLLLLLLLLLLLLLLLQPP
- the LOC127071453 gene encoding RNA-binding protein 1 isoform X10 codes for the protein MSRYREWEISCKVYIGNLGSSASKHEIESAFSKYGPLRNVWVARNPPGFAFVEFEDPRDAEDAVRGLDGTRCCGTKVKVEMSTGRRRHSGGGRRPGPRYSRSRSRSPRRKSLGRYPRSRSRSPRRRSLTRSRSRDRRSRSDSRDRR
- the LOC127071453 gene encoding RNA-binding protein 1 isoform X9, with translation MSRYREWEISCKVYIGNLGSSASKHEIESAFSKYGPLRNVWVARNPPGFAFVEFEDPRDAEDAVRGLDGTRCCGTKVKVEMSTGRRRHSGGGRRPGPRYSRSRSRSPRRKSLGRYPRSRSRSPRRRSLTRSRSRDRRSRSDSRDRRC
- the LOC127071453 gene encoding RNA-binding protein 1 isoform X6, encoding MSRYREWEISCKVYIGNLGSSASKHEIESAFSKYGPLRNVWVARNPPGFAFVEFEDPRDAEDAVRGLDGTRCCGTKVKVEMSTGRRRHSGGGRRPGPRYSRSRSRSPRRKSLGRYPRSWSRSPRRSPINRYSRSRSRSPRRRSLTRSRSRDRRSRSDSRDRRC
- the LOC127071453 gene encoding RNA-binding protein 1 isoform X4 gives rise to the protein MSRYREWEISCKVYIGNLGSSASKHEIESAFSKYGPLRNVWVARNPPGFAFVEFEDPRDAEDAVRGLDGTRCCGTKVKVEMSTGRRRHSGGGRRPGPRYSRSRSRSPRRKSLGRYPRSWSRSPRRSPINRYSRSRSRSPRRRSLTRSRSRDRRSRSDSRDRRIREYVITRGREEEKQNKKFR
- the LOC127071453 gene encoding RNA-binding protein 1 isoform X11, whose protein sequence is MSRYREWEISCKVYIGNLGSSASKHEIESAFSKYGPLRNVWVARNPPGFAFVEFEDPRDAEDAVRGLDGTRCCGTKVKVEMSTGRRRHSGGGRRPGPRYSRSRSRSPRRRSLTRSRSRDRRSRSDSRDRRC
- the LOC127071453 gene encoding uncharacterized protein LOC127071453 isoform X2, which gives rise to MSRYREWEISCKVYIGNLGSSASKHEIESAFSKYGPLRNVWVARNPPGFAFVEFEDPRDAEDAVRGLDGTRCCGTKVKVEMSTGRRRHSGGGRRPGPRYSRSRSRSPRRKSLGRYPRFYQRQLLALLVSPPLLLLLLLVLLLLLLLLLLLLLLLLLLLLLLLLLLLLLLVLLLLLLLLLLLLLLLLLLLLLLLLLLLLLLLLLLLLLLLLLQPP
- the LOC127071453 gene encoding RNA-binding protein 1 isoform X3, yielding MSRYREWEISCKVYIGNLGSSASKHEIESAFSKYGPLRNVWVARNPPGFAFVEFEDPRDAEDAVRGLDGTRCCGTKVKVEMSTGRRRHSGGGRRPGPRYSRFYQRQLLALLVSPPLLLLLLLVLLLLLLLLLLLLLLLLLLLLLLLLLLLLLLVLLLLLLLLLLLLLLLLLLLLLLLLLLLLLLLLLLLLLLLLLQPP
- the LOC127071453 gene encoding RNA-binding protein 1 isoform X7, which produces MSRYREWEISCKVYIGNLGSSASKHEIESAFSKYGPLRNVWVARNPPGFAFVEFEDPRDAEDAVRGLDGTRCCGTKVKVEMSTGRRRHSGGGRRPGPRYSRSRSRSPRRKSLGRYPRSWSRSPRRSPINRYSRSRSRSPRRRSLTRSRSRDRRSRSDSRDRR
- the LOC127071453 gene encoding RNA-binding protein 1 isoform X5, translated to MSRYREWEISCKVYIGNLGSSASKHEIESAFSKYGPLRNVWVARNPPGFAFVEFEDPRDAEDAVRGLDGTRCCGTKVKVEMSTGRRRHSGGGRRPGPRYSRSRSRSPRRKSLGRYPRSRSRSPRRRSLTRSRSRDRRSRSDSRDRRIREYVITRGREEEKQNKKFR
- the LOC127071453 gene encoding RNA-binding protein 1 isoform X8; this encodes MSRYREWEISCKVYIGNLGSSASKHEIESAFSKYGPLRNVWVARNPPGFAFVEFEDPRDAEDAVRGLDGTRCCGTKVKVEMSTGRRRHSGGGRRPGPRYSRSRSRSPRRRSLTRSRSRDRRSRSDSRDRRIREYVITRGREEEKQNKKFR
- the LOC127071453 gene encoding RNA-binding protein 1 isoform X12, with protein sequence MSRYREWEISCKVYIGNLGSSASKHEIESAFSKYGPLRNVWVARNPPGFAFVEFEDPRDAEDAVRGLDGTRCCGTKVKVEMSTGRRRHSGGGRRPGPRYSRSRSRSPRRRSLTRSRSRDRRSRSDSRDRR
- the LOC127071452 gene encoding SET and MYND domain-containing protein 4-like; protein product: MKIRLLGTFKMANDSEHDIGNYFRSNLLAVRNAISQEDFKKFDGLRSNADRVAFILSYPEAHRLSLEVENREMKNNEKALKFKDIGNKFFGQGEYPKALEAYSNAVLFAPENDLSVILANRSAALYHMGQHERSLEDIGEAIRLNYPEELRYKIEERRARCFLALKMNTKAIEYFRVALKSLDRAKITIERKNKLETDIRVMLTLMEKGERFNVKATKLSRIVKNPTNATTSFMPKIEEPNPLYPACSKAIEIRDEGGDIGRHGIATRNISPGEFLIIERPHCALLLAEYRLTHCHLCFSKIFVPTPAICNICSCIAYCSIRCRDKDAEVHLRECNLLPALWLSKASITCFLALRALLQRPFVEFAEMRERLMSNKKKREISEKRPYKADDYDSFYDLVTHEDQRSNEDIFHRAYIAAWLLRLIKTTTYLSDDDKTPDTAEGNLTKAELLLAELLLHHLQLVQFNSHEISELIRPTKDTTLARAKSIFIGGGVYPALALLNHSCNPGIVRYFIGTTVIVRAIRTIEKGQEISENYGPIFTTMPETERKRNLRVQYWFDCKCEACTNHWPMLEEIDPMILRFKCDTGRSCGNVLPVRTDTNEFMINCPKCGKGTNLLKGLKALQDTDMLFKMASRHLECGEHEQALGAYLKMLILLDETLSLPIRDYHLCQQGVRLCMLALGNTATI